One genomic segment of Elgaria multicarinata webbii isolate HBS135686 ecotype San Diego chromosome 21, rElgMul1.1.pri, whole genome shotgun sequence includes these proteins:
- the SCNM1 gene encoding sodium channel modifier 1 codes for MSFKREGDDSSQLNVLKKRRVADLLANYIPEDEAMLLRDGRYACTVCFHRPVFDTLDMLTVHRSGKRHLAGLQKFYGKKRSLENEVQKRRHQTYLRAEEAGAQVTPGPAPLLVQTRKIAQNALLKTAPYNSCCRRSREAGSEPGPSRSSVGCREPKEEVLSKPRDSPKTGEDRPVGVEVSPTARSPGSTNVPGDSPKEPALGKKHNHKRKGHPVETPPSGPSNFTPEKRQALEHYLRLKSAGWVQDGSGHWVKDENVEFDSDEEEPPALILP; via the exons ATGTCCTTTAAGAGGGAAGGAGACGACTCCAGTCAACTCAATGTGCTGAAG aaACGAAGAGTTGCAGACCTTCTGGCGAATTACATTCCTGAAGATGAAGCCATGCTCCTGAGAGACGGCAG ATACGCCTGCACGGTGTGCTTCCATAGGCCGGTTTTCGACACTCTTGACATGCTCACGGTCCACCGTTCTGGGAAGAGGCACCTAGCCG GTTTGCAGAAATTCTACGGGAAGAAGCGTTCACTCGAGAACGAAGTTCAGAAACGGCGCCACCAGACGTACCTTCGGGCAGAAGAAGCGGGCGCCCAG GTGACGCCAGGCCCCGCCCCTTTGCTCGTGCAAACCAGGAAAATTGCCCAGAATGCTTTGCTGAAAACCGCTCCTTATAACAGCTGCTGCCGGCGGAGCAG GGAGGCCGGAAGTGAGCCTGGTCCATCAAGGTCAAGTGTCGGCTGCAGAGAACCCAAGGAAGAGGTGCTGTCAAAACCCCGGGATTCTCCAAAGACGGGTGAAGACAGACCTGTTGGGGTGGAAGTCAGTCCTACCGCCCGTTCGCCTGGATCTACGAACGTACCGGGAG ATTCCCCGAAAGAGCCCGCCCTAGGAAAGAAGCACAACCATAAAAGGAAAGGCCATCCTGTTGAAACACCTCCTTCCGGGCCCAGTAATTTCACCCCAGAGAAGCGACAGGCTCTAGAACATTATTTGAGGCTGAAAAG CGCTGGTTGGGTCCAAGATGGTTCCGGCCACTGGGTGAAGGATGAGAATGTAGAATTTGACTCCGACGAAGAAGAACCTCCAGCATTGATACTGCCTTGA
- the LYSMD1 gene encoding lysM and putative peptidoglycan-binding domain-containing protein 1: MASPSKQGSPGGAGLLQGSRTRSYGSLVKSVTSPARERRVEHRLEPGDTLQGLAVRYGVTTEQIKRANRLYTNESIFFKKTLYIPVPAEPKPLSNGLNLEEEEEDEAKEEKVDEAAGTSSPAAPAKKQKQPRKNGTSGSAPKHDLSATDFLFKLDSEIRRTKQAAKKLREVASETALEPSETPSSSSYQNEPSPPAQQRAILGPVPLTKIAHADSLRDQEDEIFKL; this comes from the exons ATGGCGTCTCCTTCCAAACAGGGCTCCCCCGGTGGGGCCGGATTACTGCAAGGGAGTCGGACCCGGTCCTACGGCAGCCTGGTGAAGTCGGTCACCTCGCCAGCACGGGAGAGGCGTGTGGAGCATCGTCTGGAACCCGGGGACACCCTTCAGGGGCTGGCGGTCAGGTACGGAGTCACG aCGGAGCAGATCAAGAGAGCAAACCGGCTTTATACCAACGAGTCCATCTTCTTCAAAAAGACTCTCTACATCCCGGTGCCGGCGGAGCCCAAGCCGTTGTCCAATGGATTAAAccttgaggaggaagaggaggacgaaGCGAAGGAGGAGAAGGTGGACGAAGCGGCAGGGACAAGCAGCCCAGCCGCGCCCGCCAAGAAACAGAAGCAACCGCGGAAGAACGGCACCTCCGGCTCGGCCCCGAAACACGACCTGTCTGCTACCGACTTCCTCTTCAAATTGGACTCCGAGATCCGCCGCACCAAGCAGGCCGCTAAGAAACTCCGGGAGGT GGCTTCTGAGACGGCTCTCGAGCCAAGTGAGACGCCGTCCTCGTCCTCCTATCAGAATGAGCCTTCGCCGCCCGCCCAGCAGCGCGCCATCCTCGGCCCTGTGCCTCTCACCAAGATCGCCCACGCCGACTCCCTCCGCGACCAGGAGGACGAAATCTTCAAGCTCTGA
- the TNFAIP8L2 gene encoding tumor necrosis factor alpha-induced protein 8-like protein 2, producing METFNSRNLAMQAEKKILSRMASKSMANMFIDDTSSEILDELYRISKEYTQNRAESQKVIKNLIKVAVKISVLYRNNRFSSAELGLAEEFKHKLHQGAMTAISFHEVDFTFEKAVLVQILQECRDLLLQLVEKHLTAKSHGRIRHVFDHFADVELLTRLYSPGEPYQPRLKKVCDGMNRLIDEGKL from the coding sequence ATGGAGACGTTCAACTCCCGTAACCTGGCCATGCAAGCCGAGAAGAAAATCCTCAGCCGGATGGCCAGCAAATCCATGGCCAACATGTTCATCGACGACACCAGCAGCGAGATCCTGGACGAGCTCTACCGGATCTCCAAGGAGTACACCCAGAACCGGGCCGAATCGCAGAAGGTCATCAAGAACCTCATCAAGGTGGCCGTCAAGATCTCCGTCCTCTACCGGAACAACCGCTTCAGCTCGGCCGAGCTCGGCCTGGCGGAGGAGTTCAAGCACAAGCTGCACCAGGGCGCTATGACGGCCATCAGCTTCCACGAGGTGGACTTCACCTTCGAGAAGGCGGTCCTGGTCcagatcctccaagagtgccggGACTTGCTGCTGCAGCTGGTCGAGAAGCACCTGACGGCCAAGTCCCACGGCCGCATCCGCCACGTCTTCGACCACTTCGCCGACGTGGAGCTCCTGACCCGGCTCTACAGCCCCGGGGAGCCGTACCAGCCGCGCTTGAAGAAGGTCTGCGACGGGATGAACCGGCTGATCGATGAAGGGAAGTTGTGA